The window TAATATCTAAGGTTCATAACTTAGCACGACTCAGACTTTaacagtttctttaaaaaaaatgacaaacctCTCAGTGTCTTTCGGAGAGGAAAGATGTGAAAATGGAAGCAATTTGTaaaacctgacaaaaaaaaaaatccaaaagttTCTCCTTTACAGTTTTATACTCATTTACAGTTAACTTAAAAATGGTAAGAGCCCTGGTTCATGGCCAGTCTTGGCTACCACAAAGGGTGTAAATACCTGTGTGGGTCAAATCGCTCCTCCCTGGCTCCCGTTACCTCAACCCCCCCCAATGAAATCCCATTTACATCTCCTATAGACAACCTTCCCATTAGGTTCCACATCCCAGTAAAAGTCTTAGTCCTGCCACAAGTGGAGGCGGTGTTACACAGCCCCGCGGGGCACCTTACAGCCAATAAGAGGCTGATGGTTGACAAATCTCCCACCCTGCCCCCTTATCAGTGTGTGGGGTATCCTGCGGCTCCCATACCGGGCTGGTTGGCTAGCATACTCCCATTCAATCCCTGTGTAGGCTCCATAACCCCACCGTTACTGATGGCGCTCATGCCAGTCCACCCAGCACTGGCCGGTAAGTGACTGCAAAAAACaaggtaaagagagagagagggagagagagagggggagagagagacagacagagagagagagagagagagacagagagagagggagagggagagagagacagaaagacaaaatgcCAGCAGGTTAGAAGAGACAAGGCGAAAGGGAGCCAAAGGGACGGTATATATTAGAGCTACTAGAATCTGGACAGGCTAGAATGAGAACAAGAAGGCAAGTTATCAGAAGTTGTGAGGGTAAGGCAGGCTGGGCAAAAATCAAGCTAGCAaaaaacaagggaaaaaaacagaaagtggaGGGATCTCGGGAGGGGGCCAAAGGTAAgtgtaatttgattaaacatgGGTGGACAAGCAGACAAAGAGCATACAGGCTAAGCGCAGCAAGCTAAATATTCCTTTCTAACCCCACCCCCAACTGTAGCAAGCCTACAGAGATAAGCCGCACTGTAAAGAACAGAGTGGATTATCTTCACTTCTCTTCCAACATTTCTACATTTGGCCACAAAGTATAGCAAAGAAGTAACCTAATTCACATGATGTATGTTAAGGCCTTTATCATTCACGTAGTAAAAGAAAATTCTAAGTTCAGTGTGGAGATTGACAGCTTATACAGGTAAGTTTATCTTCAAATTTCAAGTCAAGAGAGGCCTGGCCTCTGTCTTAAGAATTgtgcatttactgtacatttgacAATCAAACACACCATCACTGCTTTCAGTTACATCTACCTCACACCTTCAGCCTATTTATACAGCTGTTCACCAAGAATGTTAGACGGTCAACAACATATGGcctttcctttatttttcttgGGTGCACAAAACGCCACTACACATAGGCtgtctaaataaaaacaaaattggaTAACAACCTACAAATGATATTTAACATGTCCGACTGACATTCATATACAGATCAAATCTTCAGGTCCTTGTAAAAATAGATCATTGaaaccaaaatgaaaataatgtaaaaagcTATCACATGAATGTTGacatacaaaaacaacttaaagAACACAGTCCTTACACACAGTGGGACAAAAGGGAAATGCATTCTTCATCAACAAACTACCTCTGAGTGAGGACAGTGAGTGAGAAGCTGAGATCTGGGCTTTTAGACTTTATATGTAATAATTAATCTGCAAGTCCATTGAAATTCAAAAGTAAGCTTTTTGCTAGTTTAAGGCAGTTttataacaattatttttggaACGGCTGACAGTTTTGAACTATTATGAGCTAGAATTCATGTGACAAAAACAGATCAGAGATgccattttggaacaaaaccCTTCAATTATCAGAATGTGCTGTGCACACTGAAACATGATCAACAACAAAATTAAAGTTCAGATTgtttggtgtgtatgtgtgtgctgtttttgcCCTCAATCTTCTCAAGATGAGCAAGGTGAGGGGAAAAAGGGAGGTGGTGGGGTTGGGGGGAGGGAGGTCATGGCTCCCTCCTGTGGCCAGAGCTGGCTCTTGCTGCCCCGGTCTTGATGGGGGACTCTGGTGGTGCTGGAGTAGGAGGAGGCGGTGAAGGGGAGCCCTGTGCACACCGTGCTACTTACTTGAAGCCCTGCTGGTTCCAGGCCTGGCCATAGACGCCGTAGGTGGGGACCTGCCACCCATTCGGGACATACTGGCCGATTTGAGGCCCGTTGCCGTACCACTGGCCCCACTGGCCATAGGGCTGGGCTGCAGGGAAGCCCATCTTGTTCTGCTGTAGGGCAACAAAGAATGGTTTAAGTATGGTTTCAGGCATCAGATCAACCCACCAAAAATACATTGCTCACTAAAGGTTTCACTAGTGTCTGATTTTAATCATCAACTAATACACTGGTATTAATATTTCAGACAGAACACTGTAcagaatattattttttcagtaCCATTCAGGGTCAATCATAACTTTACCAGGAAATTTCATGACTGTGTTTTCCTGCTGAGAAGTTGCACAACTTCTACATGAATAACTGACTGGACAAACATCAGCCCACCACGTGATGcgatgatgtgtttttaaaaaaacaccactTCAGCCAGGACAAAAGTGTGTGTCATTGGGGGGAGCATAGCTATAAAACCACAATAGAAATAGAGAGAAGTTCTGAAGTTCTCTTAGAATTTCTGTTGGTTGACTGTTTTTGTCATAAGAcacagagtaaaataaaaaatgacatggtcttgtttatttattagaGATGCACCGATTGCAATTTTCTTGGCCAATTCCaatttctgttttggttttttttagtCTGACCTGCCAATTcccattttctttctttgtaagAACTATGATTGACAGCATAAACAaacattgttcatataaaacattttctaacTACATGATGAACTTCTAAGTTCATTAAAGTCAACTCAAagtaaaatactgataaaatatttgtcagtggtGCAGATAAACCCCGGTGGGTACTTTCCCACCCTGTTTTTCACCCATAAtgttcagtaatttcctaaacaTTATGTCTTTTTAGTGTAATCAAAAAGCACAAGCAAGCAAATATCAAATCTCATGTCACTTTAATAGTGTTTGTAGCACTCAACAGGTGTACAGTTTTTTCCTCTCGGTTCTACTTATTTGGTCATCATATCTagattaatatttaattaaattaattaaataattaaaaaattgaATATTATTAGAAAAATTTCTACAgattgaaacacacagcaggattCATGTCAGTGTCAATTAAATAATTATGGGTCCTGAGCAGACCCAGGATGGTCCGGGTGTAGGCCATGTTCAGGCCGTCATCTGAGCTCTGCCTATTGGTGGTCCTGGTGACGGTGTGCGACATGTTGCCAGTAAATAAAATGggtaaattaatatttaaacaagttaaaaacTACAGCAGACGTGCTATAAACGTTTCCAGTCGACGGCGAGTCTCTGCAGCAATTCATATCATTTAGTTTTAATGCGTGTGTGTGGCTGTAATGTTGGTCTGTGCCGCTGTGTGCATGACATGAACCATTGTGCAGCACATGTGTGAATTtgaccagcaaaaaaaaaaaaaaaatcggatATATGAGACTGATCGGGGCCAGTCACCCAACATGGCTGATCAGCTGAAAACTGGCTGTTTTCAATAGGTGGCCAATTGATCGGTGCATCTCTCTTATTTATAAATCAAAATTGTTGTGTTGCCTTGATTGCACTTCAGTGTTTGTATCACAATTCCAACCACTGCGCTGTCTCTATAACGATCCCATTACATACAAGTATTCTCTTCCTTATTGATGTCccattaaaataaactgaaccATTTCTTGGTTTGCGTTTTAAATCTACTAATGTTCAAGTTCTACAGACTGTAGTGTCAGATGTCATCTtatgttttcttcagttttatttctatatacAGCATTCACAGTACATGATTTCCTTACCTGGGGCATTGGCATCTGCTGCATTGGGTTCATCATGTCCGGGGTCTCTTTACCCCAGTAGCATTTGACTATGTGGCCCTCTAATGCGGTGCCATTCACCGACACAATGGCATGGGCTGCTGACTCATGGGAGTTAAACCTggacaaaaacagagacagtAAGGAAATGCTGAACCTCATTCCATGTATATTTACTCTGCAATGGTGACCTGACCACTGCTGGAGATGCGTTCTATTAAAAAACTGTGAGAAGAGGAAGAATGGTCTTTTGATGTGTTACTTGTTCACTGAAGAAACATAGAGATCAATTTAAGTTGATACTTTCATAGGATAGAGGAAACTTTGCATTAACCTTTAAGATTATTCCTGCCACAAGAATACAAAGGAGACCAAAATCTTGCATGTGAATATAATCCATGCTGCTCGTATCACTTAAAACATTTGTTATCAGTGGTTCTCAGTCCAGGTCCTCAGTGTCCAGAGTACTGTAGGTTTTCTCTCCTACCTTGCAGTGAACTACATTTCCCTGCACTCCAGGTGTCAGTCCTTGATTATATGGCTAAGTCACTGGCAACTACTCCAGCATACTTTGACCTtgcttaaaagaaaaaaaaaaaaaagaataaaaggaacataaatatgaaacttCCATATACCTCACAAATGAATAGCCTTTGTCAGGGAAAACTCTGATTTCCATAATTTGTCCAAAAGGAGAGAAGGTCTGTCTCATCAGTTGCTCTGAAAATCAAACAGAAAGGGAACATCAGATATCATTTCTATGTGGGCTGAtgtgtcatgaaaaaaaaaaaaaaacacttgctgCACGAGAGACATTACATACTAACATCCTCTGGTACGGCTCTCTGTCAGTCGTATGTTTAAACCACAGGGCCACATCTCTAAGCAGAATAAactaaattaacatttttaatgactTATAGATAATGCAGGCGTTACTTGATCTTTCCTTTAGAAACAATAACCCCCCTGAAAAGACCCTAATCCCAAATGAATTAATTCTGCTACCAAGTATTGATATAGCCTCCATTCCATAGACCTTCATTGTCATCcacaaactatttaaaaaaatgccaaGAGCCAAACTATTGCATTGGGAAACATATTCCTTCATGTGATGAATATGAATATGGAGTACCTCTGTGTCAAGGACATCACTGAACatgctcttctgtttttacaCTGCTTTGTTAGTTTGACAAGCTGAAAGTAATGAAATACATTGgttgtgttcattttaatgatGGTATATAAATTACCCAATCCAACAGTAtgtgtttttagttgtttttggaCATCATTTGAGTTATGTGGCACAGAGGTTTAACCTACGTTGATACAAACAATACTTGTTGGTACAATCAATTCATTCTTGGTTTTGGCCTCTTTGAGGGAATTtatgataaatatataataacgACAGATTTATCCTTGAAAGTCGTGCTCTTTGGCTTATTtgccattttatttatcataagTCTTTGAGCTGTTTGCTGAATGTACTTAGCACTACTAGTGTCAGCATCATTAATAATGCCCATGGTATTCTGACCTGTCAGTCCTGTGCTGACTCCACCACAGTACACGGTGCAGTTACTGGGGCTGGACTGACTCACTACTTCATCAAAGGATAGGTGCTTGGAGTTATCTGCcgggaaaaaaagacagacacaatACTACTGTTAACACATGAATCCAACATCCTGTGGAAGCAAGCAAATAATGTGCTTATTTGTGATAACGCACTTTCATAGGTGGTCTTTGGGGCGGGGGGCTTTCTTGTGGCCCAATTAGTTCGGATCTGTCTGCCCCCTAACCACTGACCACCCATCTGCTGAATAGCGTTCTCTGCATCCTGCAAACAAGAGAGAATCTGGTTATTCCATTGAGCTGCAGTCTAACACtgtttgaatctttttttttccagggtgCATGTTTAATGGAAATGAAAATCCCGCCATTAACATCAGTATTAATGTGATGTTGCACCAAGAACAATAATTTGGCAAGTCAGGTTTCTTGTCTACTTACCCATTTGTTGAAGAAAGACACAAAGCCATAGCCTTTAGATTTCCCTGTAGCCATATCTTTCACAACACGGGCATCTCTGTGGACAAACACCAATGGCATAACATCAGAAACAACATGAATGCATCACTTTAAGTTTCTCCATGAAATCTCTAATTGAAACCATAAATCCCATGTCCTGGAGCGATCCCTCTATGAATGTAACTTCCCAAGGTTtcttccattgttttttttctcaacaggTTTTATCGGTATGACGCAGTACAGTGAATAATAATATTTCTCGTTACCACAGCCCAGCATCATTTTCTTCCATCTATCCTTGATTTAATCATGTTTGTCAATTAGCTTGATACTTACGATATCCTGCCAAATGGACCGAAGGCAGCTTTGACGTCTTCTGTAGTTATTTCTGGGCTGAGGTCTCCAACGAACACATGAAAGTGatctgttaaataaaaataaaaacaatttaaaaacacattttagacaTGACATATGTTATAATACACACTACATTAAAAACTTTGATTTTTTCCAAGACTGTGAGTTTCTACTTGGATATGCAgatttttatcagtttgttAATAGGGGAAGAACAAAAGGAGTGTCGACTTGGCAAAACCAGATTCCAGACAtgcaatgtaaacaaacaccaTGTTTTCCTGTAATGTGCAACGTTTCTGTActaataaatcagatttttccaGTGTAACAATGtgatacagtatacagtatatccccACTGAGAAACCCTTGTACTTACtacttgtgtcttttttttggctggttGGCGTTGTGGCCCAGTTGACTTTGACTTCCTGCAGAGAGGGGCAGAGAAAGAACAGGCCAGGTGGGGTATGTTTACATCATTTACAATAAATCCTGGGACTAAAATCGTGTATGTTTTAAAGGCTGACTGAAAGGTactgaaaaatgatcaaatcaacATTTAAGTAGACTTTAAATTTATTGTGCTATGGTGCCTTTTCCCTCACTTCTGTCCTGAGTTTGTCAATTAGCATAATATAAGCAAATATATCTTCTATTGAATTTAAAGATCTCAGTTACCTTACGATATTTTTACTTCTAGGTTCTAGGATATGCCTAAAATACATTCATCACCCTATGATCTGAAGATTATGTCTACAACAAATTGTTGTGGACAAGGGAATTACTTTGCAAAAACCAAAGAGAATACAGTAACCATGAAAGGGGCATGAATGAATCATTGCACGAGGAGGGTGCAATGTAAACTCTTCCAATAGTGTGTAggccaataaaaacaaagacatttattAGCGAATGTTCCAAAGATCCTGTCTGGTAGTTACCAACAACTCACACGTCACCTTAAACATGGTGGTTGTTGAGCGAAACACCACAGTCGTGGGcagctgtgtttttgtcttaGCACTGAATCCAGACACTCAACTCATTATTACACCGTCCAGCACCACTTTAATATTCTTTTATAAGGCCCTGTGGTCTCTTAAATGTTGCAGATTAAGTTGTTAATGGTCTGCTCCACTGTTCTTGATAACCAGGCTTTATCAGCTCCTCTCAGACTTGTTGTTTTGCAACCTTTTCTTACATCTATCTTGAggattttatttacagtaaagcATTAGTCTGTTCAATGGACACCTGAATTATGTTCTTTTCATATACATCTTCTCAAAGCCCAAATCTCACATTGCTTAATACATTCAGGTCATTATCACAGCTTCCAATATTTCAAGATTAATATGTTTGGAAGGCAGCAATAGAATTGGTTTCAACAACAGAGCGATTACTTTTTGGTAGTAGTTGTGCTCAAGATATGGTTTGGACCCTGGTTACTTCAGCTGCCACTTGTTGGTTAGGATGCCCTATCTGATTACCAGAATGTGCATGTTAACAgtccacttttttttcttttggaaagGCACACAACCTATATTCCCCACACCCGAAGCCCACCCATCCCCACTCACCCTGTAGATACGATAGCTTACCTTACCCATTATTTTCCTTCCATTCATAGCTGCCAATGAGGCAGCAGCATGCCTGTGGTCATAGAACTCCACAAAGCAGTACGGATCATTTCCAGCTGTCTGTCAATGGGAAAACAAGACTGACATTAAGTCTACAGCACAGATATCAATTTACTCACTGCAGATGACAAAAGCCACCTACAGTAGTTTAGGAGTGTTAGGCCTGACATAACAGACTGGGAGAGGAAAAGCAAA of the Thunnus maccoyii chromosome 9, fThuMac1.1, whole genome shotgun sequence genome contains:
- the LOC121904139 gene encoding nucleolysin TIA-1-like isoform X1, whose protein sequence is MMEDDQPRTLYVGNLSRDVTEPLILQVFTQIGPCKSCKMIVDTAGNDPYCFVEFYDHRHAAASLAAMNGRKIMGKEVKVNWATTPTSQKKDTSNHFHVFVGDLSPEITTEDVKAAFGPFGRISDARVVKDMATGKSKGYGFVSFFNKWDAENAIQQMGGQWLGGRQIRTNWATRKPPAPKTTYENNSKHLSFDEVVSQSSPSNCTVYCGGVSTGLTEQLMRQTFSPFGQIMEIRVFPDKGYSFVRFNSHESAAHAIVSVNGTALEGHIVKCYWGKETPDMMNPMQQMPMPQQNKMGFPAAQPYGQWGQWYGNGPQIGQYVPNGWQVPTYGVYGQAWNQQGFNHLPASAGWTGMSAISNGGVMEPTQGLNGSMLANQPGMGAAGYPTH
- the LOC121904139 gene encoding nucleolysin TIA-1-like isoform X2, with the translated sequence MMEDDQPRTLYVGNLSRDVTEPLILQVFTQIGPCKSCKMIVDTAGNDPYCFVEFYDHRHAAASLAAMNGRKIMGKEVKVNWATTPTSQKKDTSNHFHVFVGDLSPEITTEDVKAAFGPFGRISDARVVKDMATGKSKGYGFVSFFNKWDAENAIQQMGGQWLGGRQIRTNWATRKPPAPKTTYENNSKHLSFDEVVSQSSPSNCTVYCGGVSTGLTEQLMRQTFSPFGQIMEIRVFPDKGYSFVRFNSHESAAHAIVSVNGTALEGHIVKCYWGKETPDMMNPMQQMPMPQNKMGFPAAQPYGQWGQWYGNGPQIGQYVPNGWQVPTYGVYGQAWNQQGFNHLPASAGWTGMSAISNGGVMEPTQGLNGSMLANQPGMGAAGYPTH
- the LOC121904139 gene encoding nucleolysin TIA-1-like isoform X3, yielding MIVDTAGNDPYCFVEFYDHRHAAASLAAMNGRKIMGKEVKVNWATTPTSQKKDTSNHFHVFVGDLSPEITTEDVKAAFGPFGRISDARVVKDMATGKSKGYGFVSFFNKWDAENAIQQMGGQWLGGRQIRTNWATRKPPAPKTTYENNSKHLSFDEVVSQSSPSNCTVYCGGVSTGLTEQLMRQTFSPFGQIMEIRVFPDKGYSFVRFNSHESAAHAIVSVNGTALEGHIVKCYWGKETPDMMNPMQQMPMPQQNKMGFPAAQPYGQWGQWYGNGPQIGQYVPNGWQVPTYGVYGQAWNQQGFNHLPASAGWTGMSAISNGGVMEPTQGLNGSMLANQPGMGAAGYPTH